CTGGTGGCGCTGGCCGAAGCGGCGGCCATGTCCCGCTCGGCCTTCGCCGCGCGTTTCGCCGAGCAGGTCGGCATGCCGGCCATGCACTACGTCACCCGCTGGCGCATGCATGTGGCGCTGGGCTGGCTGCAGGAGCGCGAGATCGCCGTGGCGGAATTGGCCGAGCGTCTGGGCTACCAGTCCGAGGCTGCGTTCAGCCGGGCGTTCAAGCGCTGTATCGGTGTTTCGCCGGGGAGCGTGCGGCGCAGCCTGTAGGGTCGTGCGATCGCGCGTACGTGACGGGGAATGACGGAGTCAGCCTTCCGGGGCAGGTTCGCGAGCAAGCTCGCTCCTACGAAGAGCACCGTCGTGCAGAGTTGGCCTGTAGGAGTGAGCTTGCTCGCGAACCGCACGGCACGATGGCCAGTGCAGCCGGAGGCCGCTCCCAAGAAGGCGCGCTGATCAGAGCTGGATATCGTCGCGGATCAGTACGCAGGTGCAGCCGTCGTTGTCTTCGCGCCAGTCGTGGAGGAAGTACATCTGGATCTTGCCGGCATCCATGACGGCCAGGAAATCGCCCACTTCCGGAACGAAGAAGGCCGGCGTGCCCGGCTCGGCTTCGGCCTCCAGGCGGGCGTTGAAGAACAGCGCCGGGTCGGCGTCGTCGAAGAACTCTTCGCGCTCGGCGGCGTCCCACTCGACGGGGGCTTCGAAGGGACCGAGGAAGAGGACCTTGGCGTCGCCCATGTCGAGTTCTTCGGCGTCCGGGTCGTTGTCGTCCGGGCGGTAGACGTTGGCGTCCAGCGCCTCGGTACTGGCGAGGATGGCGCGGCGAGCGGCCATGCGCTGCTGCGGGTCGACGCCGGCGTCGGCACAGAGCTGGTTCCAGAGGGTTTCGGCTTGGGTGGACATGGGGGCTCCCGCTCGTGCGGCCGGTGGAAAGGGCGATAGTGTCCGGGACACTTCACTTCAGATCAATGGGGCGCTCCGCCGCGTGGCTTTTCGATTGTAGGAGCGAGCTTGCTCGCGAACGCTTTTCGCCGGGGATCACGATATAGGGCGGGTTCGCGGGCAAGCTCGCTCCTACGAAGAGCCGATTGCGTCGTTCACTCGCCCTTCAGGCCGTACTTCTTCACCTTGTCGAACAGCGTGGTCTTGGCCATGCCCAGGGCGTGCGCCGCCTGGCTGAGGTTGCCGGCGTGGCGCTCCAGGGCGGTGGACAGCAGGCTCTTCTCGAAGGCCTCCACGGCTTCGGCGAAGCGCGGTTCGCCCGCGTCCGGGCCGAGGTTTCCGCCGGCCAGCACCGGCAGGCCGAGGGCGAAGCGTTCGGCGACGTTGCGCAGTTCGCGCACGTTGCCCGGCCAGTCGTGGGCCATCAGGGTGGCGGCGGTGGCGTTGTCGATGGTGGGCGCTGCGCGGTCGAAGCGCAGCGAGGACTGCTGCAGGAAGTGTTCGAAGAGCATCAGGATGTCTTCGCGCCGTTCGCGCAGCGGCGGCAGGTTGAGGGTGACGACGTTGAGGCGGTAGTAGAGATCGCTGCGGAAGCTGCCGTCGCGGCCCATGGCGGCGAGGTCGGATTTGGTCGCGGCGATCACCCGGCAATCCACGCGGATCAGTTCGTTGGAACCCAGGCGTTCCAGCTGCTGTTCCTGCAGCACGCGCAGCAGCTTGATCTGCAGGTTCAGCGGCATGCTCTCGATCTCGTCGAGGAACAGGCTGCCACCGTTGGCGTGCTCGATCTTGCCGATCCGCCGCTTGCCGGCGCCGGTGAAGGCGTGGGCCTCGTGGCCGAAGATCTCGCTGTCGATCAGGCTTTCCGGCAGGCCGCCGCAGTTGAGTGCGACGAAGGGCTTGGCTTGGCGCCGGCTGGAGTCGTGCAGGCAACGGGCGACCAGCTCCTTGCCGGTGCCGGTTTCGCCTTCGATGAGTACATTGGCCGAGGTATCGGCGACGTTGGCGATCAGCTCGCGCAGCGCCTGCATGGCCGGCGAGCGGCCGATCAGCCGGCTTTCCAGGGCCTGGCGGCCGGCGAGCTGGCGGCGCAGCTGGCTGACTTCACGGGTCAGCGCACGCTGGGCCAGCGCCCGGCGCGCGGTGTCGACCAGGCGCTCGGGGGAGAAGGGTTTCTCCATGAAGTCGTAGGCGCCGTCGCGCATGGCCTTGACCGCCATCGCGATGTCGCCGTGTCCGGTGATCAGCACCACCGGCAGGCTGGGGTCCAGCGCCTTGAGCCGTTCCAGCAGTTGCAGGCCGTCCATGCCGGGCATGCGGATGTCGCTGACGACGATGCCGGGGAAGTCTACGCCAACCTTTTTCAGCGCTTCCTCGGCGCTGCCGACGCCATCGCTGTCGATGTCTTCCAGGGCCAGCGCCTGTTGGCAGCCGAGCAATACGTGCGGGTCATCCTCGACGACCAGGACGCGCAGGGATTCTTCGCTCATGCAGGGTTCTCCAGGGCAGGCAGCAGCGGCAGGTAGAGCTCGAAGGCGGTGCCGCCGGCCTCCGGGTAGGCCACGCTCAGGCTGCCGCCGGCGGCGGTGGCGAGGCTGGCCGAAAGGGTCAGGCCCAGGCCCAGGCCGAGTTCGCCGGGCTTGGTGGTGAAGAAGGGTTCGAACAGGTGCGCTCGCGCGTCCTGCGGTATGCCGGGGCCGTTGTCGCGGACCACCAGGCGGTAGTGGTCGTCGCCCTCGATGCGGCCTTCCAGCCAGAGCTGGCGGTCGTCCTGCGGGCTCATGGCGTCCAGCGCGTTGGCGACCAGGTTGACCAGGATCTGCTCCAGGCGGGTCTGGTCGATAGCCAGGCGGGCGTCGGGGAAGTCGCGGTGCAGGCTCACCGGCACCTGCTTGAGGCGCACCTGCAGGACCATCACCGCGGCATCCACCGCCTTGCCCAGGCTGGCCTGGCCGTGGTCGTCGGCGCGCCGGGCGAAGGCGCGCAGGCTGGCGGTGATGCGGCCCATGCGGTCAACCATTTCGTTGATGGCGACCAGGTTGCTGCTGGCGATGTCCAGCTTGCCGCGCGCCAGGAAGCGCACGGTGTTGCCCGAAAGGGTGCGCAATGCCGCCAGCGGCTGGTTGAGCTCGTGGGCGATGCTGGTGGACATCTGCCCGATCACCGCCAGCTTGCCGGCCTGCACCAGGCGGTCCTGGGCCTTGCGCAGGGTGTCTTCGGCCTGGCGGCGTTCGCGGATCTGTTCACGCAGGTGCTGGTTGCTGGCGCGCAGATCGCTGGTGCGCTCGGCGATGCGCCGCTCCAGGGCGTTGTTGGCCTGCTCCAGCGCCTCACGGGCGGCGAGGCGGGTGGCGATGACCTTGCGCCGCTCGTTCCAGGCGATCAGCAGGAAGGCCAGCAGGGCGAAGCCCAGGGCGGCGAGCATGCCGTGGATCATGGCTTCGCGGCGTACGTCGTGGAGCGGGCTGAGCAGGGTGAAGTTCCACGAGGTGTCCTTCAGCCGGCGGGTCTGCATCAGGTAGCTGACGGGGTTGTGGCCGTCGGCTTCGGGCGATTGCGGCGGGAAGCTGATTTCTTCCACGCCCTCGCCCAGGGGACGGCGGGCCAGCGGCTGCCATTCGTTGAGCGCCCACCAGTAGTACTGCAGGCTGCGCGCCAGGCGCTCCTTGTCGTCGGCGCTCAGCGGGCGTACCGCCTTCAGGCGCAGGGCGGGATCGCTGGAGAGGATGATGATGCCGTTCTCGTCGCTGACGAAGGCTTGCAGGCGGGCTTTTTCCCAGCGCTCTTCGAGCGCCTCCATCTTCACCTTGACCACCGCCACGCCGATGATCCTGTCGCCGCTGACCAGGCCGTGGGCCAGGTAGTAGCCCGGCTCGCCGGAGGTGCTGTCCATGCCGTAGAAGCGTCCGGGGCGGCCGGCCATTGCGTCCTGGAAGTAGGCGCGGAACGACTGGTCCTCGCCCTGGTAGCTTTCCACGTTCTGCCAGTTGCTGGTGGCCAGCACTCGTCCGGAGGTGTCCAGCAGGTAGATGGCACGGCTGCCGGCGCGGCGGTTCAAGCCTTCGAGGTAGGCATTGACCAGGTTGCGGTTGTAGGGGGAGGGATCGAGCAGCAGGCGCGTGACGTTCTTTTCCAGCTCCAGCACGCTGGGCAGGTAGGTGTAGCGGCTCATCTCGCTCTCCACGCCGCGGGCGTGCAGTTCGAGCTGGCGTTCGCCGCTGCCGATCAGGGCGCGGGTGCCGGCGCCGTCGCTGATCAGGTAGCCGCCATAGCCGAAGCCCAGGGTGAGCAGGAGCAGCAGGATAGGCAACAGGAAGTTGCGCAGCAGGCGTGGCTTCACGGTAAGCGATGATGGCAATGGGCTGGACGCGCATTGCAGCACAGTCGCCGGGACCGAACCAGCCCGACGCCGGGGGGCGGCGATGGACTGGCTCGGGTACCACACGGTGCGCCTCGCGCGAGTTACTGGGCAACCACCAGTCCGACGCCGCGGCCACGCGGATCGGAGGCGGTTTCCAGGGCCTTGCCGTTCACACGGATGGCCTGGATGTCACCCATGTTCCAGCCCTGGTCTTCCAGGGTGTAACCCATGCCTTTGAGCTCGTCGGCGACCTTGCCGGTGAGCGGTGCGTAGGCGTCGTAGTAGATAGTGTCCTTGGGCAGCAGTTGGTGATGCACGCGTTGCGCGGCCACGGCCTTTTCCAGGGGCAGGTGGAAGTCGTAGACGTTGTTCAGCACCTGGAAGATCGAGGTGAAGATCCGCGAGCCGCCGGGGGTGCCCAGC
This Pseudomonas sp. ATCC 13867 DNA region includes the following protein-coding sequences:
- a CDS encoding sigma-54-dependent transcriptional regulator — its product is MLGCQQALALEDIDSDGVGSAEEALKKVGVDFPGIVVSDIRMPGMDGLQLLERLKALDPSLPVVLITGHGDIAMAVKAMRDGAYDFMEKPFSPERLVDTARRALAQRALTREVSQLRRQLAGRQALESRLIGRSPAMQALRELIANVADTSANVLIEGETGTGKELVARCLHDSSRRQAKPFVALNCGGLPESLIDSEIFGHEAHAFTGAGKRRIGKIEHANGGSLFLDEIESMPLNLQIKLLRVLQEQQLERLGSNELIRVDCRVIAATKSDLAAMGRDGSFRSDLYYRLNVVTLNLPPLRERREDILMLFEHFLQQSSLRFDRAAPTIDNATAATLMAHDWPGNVRELRNVAERFALGLPVLAGGNLGPDAGEPRFAEAVEAFEKSLLSTALERHAGNLSQAAHALGMAKTTLFDKVKKYGLKGE
- a CDS encoding sensor histidine kinase — translated: MLQCASSPLPSSLTVKPRLLRNFLLPILLLLLTLGFGYGGYLISDGAGTRALIGSGERQLELHARGVESEMSRYTYLPSVLELEKNVTRLLLDPSPYNRNLVNAYLEGLNRRAGSRAIYLLDTSGRVLATSNWQNVESYQGEDQSFRAYFQDAMAGRPGRFYGMDSTSGEPGYYLAHGLVSGDRIIGVAVVKVKMEALEERWEKARLQAFVSDENGIIILSSDPALRLKAVRPLSADDKERLARSLQYYWWALNEWQPLARRPLGEGVEEISFPPQSPEADGHNPVSYLMQTRRLKDTSWNFTLLSPLHDVRREAMIHGMLAALGFALLAFLLIAWNERRKVIATRLAAREALEQANNALERRIAERTSDLRASNQHLREQIRERRQAEDTLRKAQDRLVQAGKLAVIGQMSTSIAHELNQPLAALRTLSGNTVRFLARGKLDIASSNLVAINEMVDRMGRITASLRAFARRADDHGQASLGKAVDAAVMVLQVRLKQVPVSLHRDFPDARLAIDQTRLEQILVNLVANALDAMSPQDDRQLWLEGRIEGDDHYRLVVRDNGPGIPQDARAHLFEPFFTTKPGELGLGLGLTLSASLATAAGGSLSVAYPEAGGTAFELYLPLLPALENPA